In Arvicola amphibius chromosome 1, mArvAmp1.2, whole genome shotgun sequence, one DNA window encodes the following:
- the Kcnk4 gene encoding potassium channel subfamily K member 4, which translates to MRSTTLLALLAVVLLYLVSGALVFQALEQPHEQQVQKELEDGRDKFLKDHPCVNQENLRKFIKLVADALGGGANPDTSWTNSSNHSSAWNLGSAFFFSGTIITTIGYGNTALQTEAGRLFCIFYALVGIPLFGMLLAGVGDRLGSSLRRGIGHIEAIFLKWHVPPGLVRILSAVLFLLIGCLLFVLTPTFVFSYMESWSKLEAIYFVIVTLTTVGFGDYVPGTGSGQNSAYQPLAWFWILFGLAYFASVLTTIGNWLRAVSRRTRAEVGGLTAQAASWTGTVTARVTQLAGPSGPPPEKEQPLLPSSLPAPPGATEPACRPGSPVPSKKAETPSPPTASALDYPSENLAFIDESSDTQSERGCALPRAPRGRRRPNPARKPSRPRGPGRLRDKAVPV; encoded by the exons ATGCGCAGCACCACACTCCTGGCCCTGTTGGCGGTGGTGCTGCTTTACTTGGTATCCGGGGCTCTAGTGTTCCAGGCTCTGGAGCAGCCTCATGAGCAGCAGGTTCAGAAGGAGCTGGAGGATGGCCGGGACAAGTTTCTGAAGGACCATCCATGTGTGAACCAGGAGAACCTGAGGAAATTCATCAAG CTCGTGGCTGATGCCTTGGGAGGGGGTGCAAACCCAGACACCAGTTGGACCAATAGCAGCAACCACTCATCAGCTTGGAACCTGGGCAGCGCCTTCTTTTTCTCGGGgaccatcatcactaccatcg GCTATGGCAATACAGCCTTACAGACAGAAGCCGGGCGTCTCTTTTGTATCTTCTATGCACTGGTGGGGATCCCGCTGTTCGGAATGCTGCTGGCAGGGGTCGGGGACCGTCTGGGCTCCTCTCTGCGCCGGGGCATCGGTCACATCGAAGCAATCTTCTTG AAGTGGCACGTGCCACCCGGACTGGTGAGAATACTGTCTGCGGTGCTCTTTCTGCTGATTGGCTGCCTGCTCTTTGTCCTAACTCCTACCTTCGTGTTCTCCTATATGGAGAGCTGGAGCAAGCTGGAAGCCATCTACTTTGTCATAGTGACACTCACCACCGTGGGCTTTGGAGATTATGTGCCCG GCACTGGCTCCGGACAGAACTCAGCCTACCAGCCTCTGGCGTGGTTCTGGATCTTGTTCGGCCTAGCCTACTTCGCCTCGGTGCTCACCACTATCGGCAACTGGTTGCGAGCGGTGTCCCGCCGCACACGGGCAGAG GTGGGTGGCCTCACGGCGCAGGCTGCTAGCTGGACCGGAACAGTGACTGCACGAGTGACCCAGCTAGCCGGACCTAGCGGCCCGCCGCCAGAGAAGGAGCAACcgctcctgccctcctccctgccGGCACCGCCTGGTGCTACTGAGCCAGCCTGCAGGCCGGGATCCCCTGTGCCCTCAAAGAAGGCCGAGACACCTTCTCCGCCCACAGCTTCTGCTCTGGATTACCCCAGTGAGAATCTGGCCTTCATCGACGAGTCCTCAGACACGCAGAGTGAACGTGGCTGCGCCCTGCCTCGCGCGCCTCGGGGTCGTCGCCGTCCCAATCCCGCCCGGAAACCCTCGAGACCCCGGGGTCCTGGGCGTCTCCGAGATAAGGCCGTGCCGGTGTAG
- the Gpr137 gene encoding integral membrane protein GPR137 isoform X2 encodes MESNLSGLVPAAGLVPALPPTVTLGLTAAYTALYALLFFSVYAQLWLVLLYGHKRLSYQTVFLALCLLWAALRTTLFSFYFRDTPRANRLGPLPFWLLYCCPVCLQFFTLTLMNLYFAQVVFKAKAKRRPEMSRGLLAVRGAFVGASLLFLLVNVLCAVLSRQHRAQPWVLLLVRVLVSDSLFVICALSLAACLCLVARRAPSTSIYLEAKGTSVCQAAAIGGAMVLLYASRACYNLAALALAPRSRLDAFDYDWYNVSDQADLVNDLGNKGYLVFGLILFVWELLPTTLLVGFFRVHRPPQDLSTSRILNGQVFGSRSYFFDRAGHCDDEGCSWEHSRSESTSMSGSLGSGSWYGAIGREPGWGGASQTRTTPLLFSQVPGPGGHHHSLYSTPQT; translated from the exons ATGGAGAGCAACCTGTCTGGCCTGGTGCCTGCAGCCGGGCTGGTACCTGCACTGCCGCCTACAGTGACCCTTGGGCTGACCGCTGCCTACACTGCCCTATACgctctgctcttcttctctgtctATGCCCAGCTCTGGCTGGTGCTTCTGTATGGGCACAAGCGCCTCAGCTATCAGACGGTGTTCCTGGCACTCTGTCTGCTCTGGGCAGCTTTGCGTACCACACTCTTCTCCTTCTACTTCCGAGATACTCCCAGGGCCAACCGCCTGGGGCCCTTGCCTTTTTGGCTTCTCTATTGCTGCCCTGTCTGCCTGCAGTTCTTCACACTGACGCTTATGAACCTCTACTTTGCCCAG GTGGTGTTCAAGGCCAAGGCGAAGCGTAGGCCAGAGATGAGCCGAGGCTT GCTGGCTGTCCGAGGGGCCTTCGTGGGCGCTTCGCTGCTCTTTCTGCTGGTGAATGTATTGTGTGCGGTGCTGTCCCGCCAGCACCGGGCACAGCCCTGGGTTCTTCTGCTGGTCCGTGTCCTGGTGAGCGACTCCCTCTTCGTCATCTGTGCCCTCTCGcttgctgcctgcctctgcctcgtcgCCCGGCGAGCCCCTTCCACTAGCATCTACTTAGAGGCTAAG GGGACCAGTGTGTGCCAGGCGGCTGCCATAGGGGGTGCCATGGTTCTGCTCTATGCCAGCCGGGCCTGTTACAACCTGGCAGCTTTGGCCTTGGCCCCTCGGAGCCGGCTAGATGCCTTCGATTACGACTGGTACAACGTATCTGACCAG GCAGACCTGGTGAATGACCTAGGGAACAAAGGCTACCTGGTGTTTGGCCTCATCCTGTTCGTGTGGGAACTGCTGCCCACCACACTGCTGGTGGGCTTCTTCCGGGTACACCGGCCCCCGCAGGACCTG AGCACCAGTCGAATCCTCAACGGGCAGGTTTTTGGCTCTCGTTCCTACTTCTTTGACCGGGCTGGGCACTGTGATGATGAGGGCTGCTCCTGGGAGCACAGCCGGAGTGAGAGCACCAG CATGTCCGGCAGCCTGGGCTCTGGCAGCTGGTATGGTGCCATCGGGCGCGAGCCAGGCTGGGGCGGGGCCAGCCAGACAAGGACCactcctctgctcttctcccaggTGCCAGGACCTGGCGGTCACCACCACAGCCTCTATTCCACACCACAGACATGA
- the Gpr137 gene encoding integral membrane protein GPR137 isoform X1 has protein sequence MESNLSGLVPAAGLVPALPPTVTLGLTAAYTALYALLFFSVYAQLWLVLLYGHKRLSYQTVFLALCLLWAALRTTLFSFYFRDTPRANRLGPLPFWLLYCCPVCLQFFTLTLMNLYFAQVVFKAKAKRRPEMSRGLLAVRGAFVGASLLFLLVNVLCAVLSRQHRAQPWVLLLVRVLVSDSLFVICALSLAACLCLVARRAPSTSIYLEAKGTSVCQAAAIGGAMVLLYASRACYNLAALALAPRSRLDAFDYDWYNVSDQADLVNDLGNKGYLVFGLILFVWELLPTTLLVGFFRVHRPPQDLSTSRILNGQVFGSRSYFFDRAGHCDDEGCSWEHSRSESTSLSAPPSYVTLGTTWDSWYLPCFSACSMSGSLGSGSWYGAIGREPGWGGASQTRTTPLLFSQVPGPGGHHHSLYSTPQT, from the exons ATGGAGAGCAACCTGTCTGGCCTGGTGCCTGCAGCCGGGCTGGTACCTGCACTGCCGCCTACAGTGACCCTTGGGCTGACCGCTGCCTACACTGCCCTATACgctctgctcttcttctctgtctATGCCCAGCTCTGGCTGGTGCTTCTGTATGGGCACAAGCGCCTCAGCTATCAGACGGTGTTCCTGGCACTCTGTCTGCTCTGGGCAGCTTTGCGTACCACACTCTTCTCCTTCTACTTCCGAGATACTCCCAGGGCCAACCGCCTGGGGCCCTTGCCTTTTTGGCTTCTCTATTGCTGCCCTGTCTGCCTGCAGTTCTTCACACTGACGCTTATGAACCTCTACTTTGCCCAG GTGGTGTTCAAGGCCAAGGCGAAGCGTAGGCCAGAGATGAGCCGAGGCTT GCTGGCTGTCCGAGGGGCCTTCGTGGGCGCTTCGCTGCTCTTTCTGCTGGTGAATGTATTGTGTGCGGTGCTGTCCCGCCAGCACCGGGCACAGCCCTGGGTTCTTCTGCTGGTCCGTGTCCTGGTGAGCGACTCCCTCTTCGTCATCTGTGCCCTCTCGcttgctgcctgcctctgcctcgtcgCCCGGCGAGCCCCTTCCACTAGCATCTACTTAGAGGCTAAG GGGACCAGTGTGTGCCAGGCGGCTGCCATAGGGGGTGCCATGGTTCTGCTCTATGCCAGCCGGGCCTGTTACAACCTGGCAGCTTTGGCCTTGGCCCCTCGGAGCCGGCTAGATGCCTTCGATTACGACTGGTACAACGTATCTGACCAG GCAGACCTGGTGAATGACCTAGGGAACAAAGGCTACCTGGTGTTTGGCCTCATCCTGTTCGTGTGGGAACTGCTGCCCACCACACTGCTGGTGGGCTTCTTCCGGGTACACCGGCCCCCGCAGGACCTG AGCACCAGTCGAATCCTCAACGGGCAGGTTTTTGGCTCTCGTTCCTACTTCTTTGACCGGGCTGGGCACTGTGATGATGAGGGCTGCTCCTGGGAGCACAGCCGGAGTGAGAGCACCAG CCTCTCTGCTCCCCCATCCTATGTGACCCTGGGCACCACCTGGGACTCCTGGTACTTACCTTGCTTCTCTGCCTGCAGCATGTCCGGCAGCCTGGGCTCTGGCAGCTGGTATGGTGCCATCGGGCGCGAGCCAGGCTGGGGCGGGGCCAGCCAGACAAGGACCactcctctgctcttctcccaggTGCCAGGACCTGGCGGTCACCACCACAGCCTCTATTCCACACCACAGACATGA
- the Bad gene encoding bcl2-associated agonist of cell death isoform X1 yields the protein MGTPKQPLLAPAHALGVRKSDPGIRSLGSDAGGRRWRPAAQSMFQIPEFEPSEQEDSSTANRDLGPSLTGDQPGSCLAPGLLGSIGHQQGQAVNSSHHGGAGAMEIRSRHSSYSAGTEEDEGMEEELSPFRGRSRSAPPNLWAAQRYGRELRRMSDEFEGSFKGLPRPKSAGTATQMRQSASWTRIIQSWWDRNLGKGSSTPSQ from the exons ATGGGAACCCCAAAACAGCCCTTGCTAGCTCCAGCACACGCCCTAGGCGTGAGGAAGTCCGATCCCGGAATCCGGAGCCTGGGGAGCGACGCGGGAGGAAGGCGGTGGAGACCAGCAG CCCAGAGTATGTTCCAGATCCCAGAGTTTGAGCCAAGTGAGCAGGAAGACTCCAGTACTGCAAATAGGGATCTGGGCCCTAGCCTCACTGGGGACCAGCCAGGTTCCTGCCTGGCCCCAGGTCTCCTGGGGAGCATCGGACACCAACAGGGACAGGCAGTCAACAGCAGTCATCATGGAG GCGCTGGAGCAATGGAGATCCGGAGTCGCCACAGTTCGTACTCCGCGGGGACCGAAGAGGatgaagggatggaggaggagctCAGCCCCTTTCGGGGCCGCTCGCGTTCGGCTCCCCCCAACCTCTGGGCCGCGCAGCGGTACGGCCGTGAGCTCCGAAGGATGAGTGATGAGTTTGAGGGTTCCTTCAAG GGACTTCCTCGCCCAAAGAGCGCTGGGACTGCAACACAGATGCGACAAAGCGCTAGCTGGACGCGCATTATCCAGTCCTGGTGGGATCGAAACTTGGGCAAAGGAAGCTCCACCCCCTCCCAGTGA
- the Bad gene encoding bcl2-associated agonist of cell death isoform X2 produces MFQIPEFEPSEQEDSSTANRDLGPSLTGDQPGSCLAPGLLGSIGHQQGQAVNSSHHGGAGAMEIRSRHSSYSAGTEEDEGMEEELSPFRGRSRSAPPNLWAAQRYGRELRRMSDEFEGSFKGLPRPKSAGTATQMRQSASWTRIIQSWWDRNLGKGSSTPSQ; encoded by the exons ATGTTCCAGATCCCAGAGTTTGAGCCAAGTGAGCAGGAAGACTCCAGTACTGCAAATAGGGATCTGGGCCCTAGCCTCACTGGGGACCAGCCAGGTTCCTGCCTGGCCCCAGGTCTCCTGGGGAGCATCGGACACCAACAGGGACAGGCAGTCAACAGCAGTCATCATGGAG GCGCTGGAGCAATGGAGATCCGGAGTCGCCACAGTTCGTACTCCGCGGGGACCGAAGAGGatgaagggatggaggaggagctCAGCCCCTTTCGGGGCCGCTCGCGTTCGGCTCCCCCCAACCTCTGGGCCGCGCAGCGGTACGGCCGTGAGCTCCGAAGGATGAGTGATGAGTTTGAGGGTTCCTTCAAG GGACTTCCTCGCCCAAAGAGCGCTGGGACTGCAACACAGATGCGACAAAGCGCTAGCTGGACGCGCATTATCCAGTCCTGGTGGGATCGAAACTTGGGCAAAGGAAGCTCCACCCCCTCCCAGTGA
- the Plcb3 gene encoding 1-phosphatidylinositol 4,5-bisphosphate phosphodiesterase beta-3, whose amino-acid sequence MAGARPGVHALQLEPPTVVETLRRGSKFIKWDEEASSRNLVTLRVDPNGFFLYWTGPNMEVDTLDISSIRDTRTGRYARLPKDPKIREVLGFGGPDARLEEKLMTVVAGPDPVNTTFLNFMAVQDDTVKVWSEELFKLAMNILAQNASRNTFLRKAYTKLKLQVNQDGRIPVKNILKMFSADKKRVETALESCGLNFNRSESIRPDEFSLEIFERFLNKLCLRPDIDKILLEIGAKGKPYLTLEQLMDFINQKQRDPRLNEVLYPPLRPSQARLLIEKYEPNQQFLERDQMSMEGFSRYLGGEENGILPLEALDLSMDMTQPLSAYFINSSHNTYLTAGQLAGTSSVEMYRQALLWGCRCVELDVWKGRPPEEEPFITHGFTMTTEVPLRDVLEAIAETAFKTSPYPVILSFENHVDSAKQQAKMAEYCRSIFGDALLIDPLDKYPLSAGVPLPSPQDLMGRILVKNKKRHRPSTGVPDSSVRKRPLEQSNSALSESSATTEPSSPQLGSPSSDSCPGLSNGEEVGLEKTSLEPQKSLGEEGLSRGPNVLIPADREDEEEDEEEEETTDPKKPTTDEGTASSEVNATEEMSTLVNYIEPVKFKSFEAARKRNKCFEMSSFVETKAMEQLTKSPMEFVEYNKQQLSRIYPKGTRVDSSNYMPQLFWNVGCQLVALNFQTLDMPMQLNAGVFEYNGRSGYLLKPEFMRRPDKSFDPFTEVIVDGIVANALRVKVISGQFLSDRKVGIYVEVDMFGLPVDTRRKYRTRTSQGNSFNPVWDEEPFDFPKVVLPTLASLRIAAFEEGGRFVGHRILPVSAIRSGYHYVCLRNEANQPLCLPALLIYTEASDYIPDDHQDYAEALINPIKHVSLMDQRAKQLAALIGESEAQASTDTYQETQSQQPGSQFLPNPTPNPLDASPRWPPGPTTSPTSTSLSSPGQRDDLIASILSEVTPTPLEELRNHKAMVKLQSRQDRDLRELHKKHQRKTVALTRRLLDALAQARSEGRCRPSPGAPVSNPEDIKEYREFQNRQVQILLELREAQADAETERRLEHLRQAQQRLREVVLDAHTTQFKRLKELNEREKKELQKILDRKRNNSISEAKTREKHKKEVELTEINRRHITESVNSIRRLEEAQKQRHERLLAGQQQVLQLLVEEEPKLLAQLTQECREQRERLPQETRRCLLGETSEGLGDGPQVACASNGHAPASGGHLSGADSESQEENTQL is encoded by the exons ATGGCGGGCGCCAGGCCCGGCGTCCACGCGCTGCAGCTGGAGCCGCCCACCGTGGTGGAGACCCTGCGGCGCGGGAGTAAGTTCATCAAATGGGACGAG GAGGCTTCCAGTCGGAACCTGGTGACCCTGCGTGTGGATCCCAATGGTTTCTTCTTGTACTGGACGGGACCCAATATG GAGGTGGACACGCTGGACATCAGCTCCATTAGGGACACACGGACAGGTCGTTATGCCCGCCTACCCAAG GATCCCAAGATTCGAGAAGTACTGGGCTTTGGGGGCCCTGACGCCCGGCTCGAAGAGAAGCTGATGACAGTGGTGGCTGGGCCAGACCCAGTAAACACCACGTTCTTGAACTTCATGGCCGTGCAGGATGACACAGTCAAG GTCTGGTCGGAGGAGTTGTTCAAACTGGCTATGAACATATTGGCTCAGAATGCCTCCCGGAACACCTTCCTGCGGAAAGC ATACACAAAGCTGAAGCTGCAGGTGAACCAGGATGGACGGATTCCAGTCAAGAA CATTCTGAAGATGTTCTCAGCAGACAAGAAGCGGGTGGAGACTGCGCTGGAGTCCTGTGGCCTCAACTTCAACCGG AGTGAGTCCATCCGGCCTGATGAGTTTTCCTTGGAAATCTTTGAGCGGTTCTTGAACAAGCTGTGTCTGCGACCGGATATTGACAAGATCCTGCTCGAGAT AGGTGCCAAGGGCAAGCCGTACCTCACTCTGGAGCAGCTCATGGACTTTATCaaccagaagcaaagagaccccAGACTCAATGAAGTGCTGTACCCGCCACTGCGGCCCTCACAGGCTCGGTTGCTCATTGAGAAGTATGAGCCTAACCAGCAGTTCCTGGAGCGAG ACCAGATGTCTATGGAGGGTTTCAGCCGCTACctaggaggggaggagaatggCATCCTGCCGCTGGAGGCCCTGGATCTGAGCATGGACATGACACAGCCCCTGAGCGCGTACTTCATCAATTCCTCACACAATACCTATCTCACTg CGGGCCAGCTGGCTGGAACATCGTCAGTGGAGATGTACCGCCAGGCGTTGCTGTGGGGCTGCCGCTGTGTGGAGCTGGATGTATGGAAGGGACGGCCACCGGAGGAAGAGCCCTTCATTACCCATGGTTTTACCATGACCACTGAGGTGCCATTGCGTGATGTGCTTGAGGCCATTGCTGAGACAGCCTTCAAGACCTCACCCTACCCTGTCATCCTCTCCTTCGAGAACCATGTGGACTC GGCAAAACAGCAGGCCAAGATGGCTGAGTACTGCCGCTCTATCTTTGGGGATGCGCTGCTCATTGACCCTCTGGATAAATACCCG CTCTCTGCGGGCGTCCCTCTGCCTAGTCCACAAGACCTGATGGGACGGATCCTGGTGAAGAATAAGAAGCGACATCGGCCCAGCACAGGCGTCCCCGACAGCTCAGTTCGCAAGAGGCCGCTGGAGCAGAGCAACTCAGCCCTGAGCGAGAGCTCAGCCACCACAGAGCCTTCCTCACCCCAGCTTG GGTCCCCTAGCTCAGATAGCTGCCCTGGCCTAAGCaatggggaggaggtgggactTGAGAAGACCAGCCTGGAACCCCAGAAGTCTCTAGGCGAGGAGGGCCTCAGCCGGGGACCTAATGTTCTCATACCTGCTGACcgagaggatgaagaagaggatgaagaagaagaggaaacaaCGGATCCGAAGAAACCCACCACGGATGAG GGCACAGCCAGCAGTGAAGTCAATGCCACTGAGGAGATGTCTACACTCGTCAACTACATTGAGCCCGTGAAGTTCAAGTCTTTTGAGGCTGCTCGAA aAAGGAACAAGTGCTTCGAGATGTCATCCTTTGTGGAGACCAAGGCCATGGAGCAGCTGACCAAGAGTCCCATGGAGTTCGTGGA ATACAACAAACAGCAGCTTAGCCGCATCTACCCCAAGGGCACCCGTGTGGACTCCTCCAACTACATGCCCCAGCTCTTCTGGAATGTGGGTTGCCAGCTTGTGGCTCTCAACTTCCAGACCTTGG ACATGCCAATGCAGCTCAACGCAGGCGTCTTCGAATACAATGGGCGCAGTGGGTACTTACTCAAGCCTGAGTTCATGCGGCGGCCAGATAAGTCCTTTGACCCCTTCACTGAGGTCATTGTAGATGGCATAGTGGCCAACGCCTTGCGGGTCAAG GTGATTTCGGGGCAGTTCCTGTCTGACAGGAAGGTGGGCATCTACGTCGAAGTGGACATGTTTGGTCTCCCAGTTGACACAAGGCGCAAATATCGCACAAGGACATCCCAGGGGAACTCATTCAACCCTGTGTGGGATGAAGAGCCCTTTGACTTCCCCAAG GTTGTGCTGCCCACGCTGGCCTCACTTCGCATTGCAGCTTTTGAGGAGGGTGGCAGATTTGTTGGACACCGcatcctgcctgtctctgccatccGCTCAG GATACCACTATGTCTGTCTGCGAAATGAGGCTAACCagccactgtgtctgcctgccctGCTTATCTACACTGAAGCTTCTGACTACATCCCAGATGACCACCAGG ACTATGCAGAGGCCCTGATTAACCCCATCAAGCATGTCAGCCTAATGGACCAGCGGGCCAAGCAGCTGGCTGCTCTCATTGGGGAGAGTGAG GCTCAGGCCAGTACAGACACATATCAGGAGACGCAGTCTCAACAGCCAGGGTCACAGTTCTTGCCCAACCCCACACCTAACCCACTGGATGCCTCACCTCGCTGGCCTCCAGGTCCTACTACCTCCCCCACTAGCACCTCCCTCAGTAGCCCAG GGCAGCGAGATGATTTGATTGCCAGCATTCTCTCTG AGGTGACCCCTACCCCCCTAGAGGAGCTCCGAAACCACAAGGCTATGGTGAAGCTCCAGAGCCGACAGGACCGAGACCTGAGGGAGCTGCATAAAAAGCACCAGCGCAAGACTGTGGCCCTCACCCGTCGCCTTCTGGATGCCTTGGCACAGGCCAGATCTGAGGGCAGATGCCGGCCCTCCCCCGGTGCCCC AGTCAGCAATCCTGAAGACATTAAGGAGTAtcgagagttccagaacagacaggtaCAGATCCTGCTGGAGCTGAGGGAGGCCCAGGCAGATGCAGAAACCGAACGAAGGCTGGAGCACCTCAGACAG GCTCAGCAGCGGCTCAGGGAGGTTGTCCTGGATGCACACACAACCCAGTTCAAGAGACTGAAGGAGCTGAATGAAAG GGAGAAGAAGGAGCTTCAGAAGATCCTGGACAGAAAGCGCAACAACAGTATCTCAGAGGCCAAGACAAGGGAGAAGCATAAGAAGGAGGT GGAACTGACAGAGATTAATCGGCGGCATATCACTGAGTCAGTCAACTCTATCAGACGG CTGGAAGAGGCCCAGAAGCAGCGCCATGAGCGCCTCCTGGCGGGGCAGCAGCAAGTCCTCCAGCTGCTAGTGGAAGAGGAGCCCAAG CTGCTGGCCCAGCTGACCCAGGAGTGTCGGGAGCAGCGGGAGAGGTTGCCCCAGGAGACCCGTCGATGCCTGCTAGGCGAGACATCAGAGGGGCTAGGGGACGGCCCCCAGGTGGCTTGTGCCAGCAATGGTCATGCACCTGCGAGTGGCGGGCACCTGTCCGGCGCTGACTCGGAGAGCCAGGAGGAGAACACCCAGCTCTAA